ATAAttagaaagagagaaaaagataaaagtaCCTCTATTATTGTACAGAGACaatctaaaaaataacaatGTAAATGGAGTAAAGAGAAAATTTATAAAtgtgacaaataaaaaaaattaaatttaaaaatcgaAACGATTAAGAAGTCACTTAATTAGGAATTAGTATTAGAAtttcaaacttcaaatttttaaatagagttTACTAATTAGTTAgtgtaaattttaaatttttaaataaaatttttctaattaaaCATTCGTTGTTCATTAGGAATATAGGAAgttgttaatttaaaaattattttattagtttcgTCATAAATAGTGTCAATCCTATTATTTGtcgataaaaataaataaaattaaaaacaatctaaaaattaataactttatAAATTAcgtaaatttagaaaaaatatttaaaaacgGAAAAAAATGAAAGTACTTCTATTGTGCAGAAACAATTTAAAAGATAACAATGTAAATTGAGTAAAGAGAAAATTTAtaaatgtggcaagaaaaaaaatttaaatttaaaaattgaaacgGTTAATAAATCACTTAATTAGGAATTAGTAttagaatttcaaattttacatttttaaatagaattttcTAATTAGTTagtacaaattttaaatttttaaataaaattttctaaattaattcaattttgtTGGAAGAACATTAGAAACAGaattaaatatagaaaaatgtcaaattaaattttttttaaatagtataaATAACCTCACACTTTAATAAGACTGGTAATTCTATTTACTTTAATATAATCTTTTGTAATTAGCATAGTAgcttataaattatataaaattttaaaaaatattctcaaaCCCAATTGCTtacttaaaaattcaaaaaaaaaaggtttatttgaatttaaattttcaatttttaacataatactttaattaaaaattataattagattttctttttaaaataagtacacattaaaaatcaataactAACTTAATTGTATCAACAATAATTCATATGAGAAATTTATAACTTTATGAcattaaatactaaattagaAATGAACAGAATATTAATGGTGTGAAtcgaattaaaaataaaaccataaataataaccaaataacttcaatttatatttaaaaaaattctaaattccaaacataaaaatccaaaagaaccaaaagaaaaataacaactcAAGAAAAGATAATATTTCCACCAAAACAAACATATGCTTAACATTATTCTATTAGATATACTCTAAAAGGGATTCTAAAATATGTGCATCCAAATTCTCAAGTTTCATTCTCAATCTTGAGGTATCTCCTTGCACCTTCGACTCTTCCGACTCCGAGGGTAGTCACTTGGTTGGTGTAATAGTATTTTCCAACACTTCGGATTCATCATTGTCTGCAACTTCATTGGAGAATTCAAGCAACAAATTCTGTACAAAATACTACGTTAAATTAAAGACTTCCTTCTCACCTTTGATTTTAtctcaataatatttttttaataaaataaagatcTAACTTTgagaaaacaaacaaacaaaaaatttattttttgaacaaaTACCTTAACACTTTCTACTTTTTCTCCTTCAATGATTGAGGAAGCCTTTGAAGTTGAAAGTAAACCACCGGTGTAGTCAACatcctaaaattataattagttattaattattatttataaattagatACTACTAATGACCaaggaagagaaaaataaattgttttTTAATAGAAAGTACACTTATAACTGTACTCACAATTTGAATAGGGTGAGcctttttgaatttatttatgagGTCCACATTATCAGTCATATTCTTAACTTTATAAAAAGGTGAAAAATGTGAATTATCAGATATTTAAACTTCAACGATGAAGAGGAAGGACTTATCAATTAGGTTGAGTAAAAGTGTAAGTATATCCAATAGATCTCCTTTCTACTGGGTATtacataatatattaataataaataatataaaaattaacattaaaaatatcttcactaatatttttagaaataaatattGGTTAGAACTTACCAATAGGAGTGGATCAAGTATCTCTACACAGCTCTTTTCCAAAATTTGTTTTGCCTCCTTGTCACGAATCGAGACACAAGAACCCTTTTAACCGAGGCATGTATTTTTCCTCCCTAGAATTGAtaaacaaaaatcaaagaaCAATTAGATGGGGATaaacaaacaaatttaaaatataaataatataaatttaaaataaaaaaatattactagaAAATTCACGTCTTCATCGAGCCAAACCATCTCAATTGAGTATGACAATGAAAAATTACCATAACTTAGTAGTGTCTATAACCGTATCACTCGTATATGTACACACAAATTGTCAATTGTAGGTTTGATTTCTGTGATTTTGTGAATACCATCCATTGGAATAAGTAGagaaattttagattttagatgTATGTAAAGAAAGGGATTTGGTGTACTTTGAATTCTGGTACTACACATATCTCATAACTTATACTTTTATAGTTGATTCAtagctaaaattttttaaatttgattgactttaatttaaatttgaattaaatttgcagataaagtaaataaatatattaacaatttttaaaattctaaattaacgtaaatatatttaaatttacgTATGTAactgcaatttttgaaaaaaatctacaataatttaaaaatagtgttaaaaagaatcaacaaattttttaaaaatagtgttaaaatttaaaaaataacaagctaagtaaaacaatttaaaatttaaaaaataacaccTAAGTACAacaatctaaaatttaaaaaataacaacctaagtATAACAAcccaaataaataatttaaaatttgaaaataacaacctaagcaaataatataatttataaatatgaaTCTAAAAATTTCTAGTGATGACACTTAAGCAAATAAACTTCCAGACTCAACGTATGAGCGCCACGTTAGCATATGAGCTTCCGATTTGTATtactataaagataaagataaaaatataaagataaagataatgATAAAGATGAGCGCCACGTCAGTggttttttaaattatttagcaatatatattaaaaattaaatacctAACAATCTAAGAAAGcgtatttaaaatttaaaaatttaaaaagtaacaatctagataaataataaattataatttataaataaaattttaaaattaaccaACAAATTTGATTTATATTCATTATCGTATAACAATTTATAATTGACAAATATAAAACTAACGCAAGAAACTTGTTAGATTACTattgatttatttattaaactaaatttaaattaattttttcgaaaattttaatgtatgagcaaataacttaaaattaaaaagtgacaacttaagtaaataataatttatgatttaaaaaaataatctgtaaataacataaaatttaaaaaataacaacctaagcaaataacttaaaatttaaaaaataattacttaaataaaataacttaaaattaaaaaaataacaacttaATTAAAACAATCTAagcaaataacttaaaattaaaaagtaacaaCCTAagcaaataaatttctaaactCAACGTATGAGCGCCACGTCAGCAGATGAGCTCTCCATTTGTATTACTACTAGTGTTAAACCCGTGCGATGCACGGgcttatatttaaatttgataagttaaattaaaaataatattttataatcatatattttttaaatttagtataACACTATCATCGTTATATAATAAACgtgttaaatatattattttatctttattcaaaGTAAAATATGAATAGAAGAATTCgaagtttataatattcttgaaCCATAAGGaggaagataaaaaaaataagaacatataTAACTGTAATAATAGCATGTTAATTTTACCctaaattttatatcaaaaagctaataaaaatttatcgaCAACCTAGTATCTTACTAACTTCATTAGAAAATCATTGGATGTTGTGCTCCTTGTTACacatttcatttcaaatttGTAAAAAGAGTTATAGataaattagttatatatatagtaaAGATTTGTACAAAAGTGTAAATCATAACATGctattaaaatgaaaataatattattcttacctaaatattattaaaaaccTCTTTGAACACGACATTTGTTGTTGATGACTTTGGATTGCCGTCTTCATTTAGAATTAAAACCCTGAGGCCACTGCGACTCTTAACTCTTGACAAAGCAACATGAAGTTGTTCATGGGTGAACACTGATTTTGGCAAATAAAGTCGTACATGTGATAATGATTGACCATGACTCATGTTAATGGTCATTGCAAAGCATACTGTTAATGAAAATTGTCTCCGTTGGAACTTAAATGGCAATCCTGAATCTGAAGGGATCAAGTTCATTATTGGAATGTACACTTTATTTCCAATATTTCTACCGGTCACTACCGTCGCTCCAATTACGTTGCTGCCAAGTTTGTTAACTATTAATCTTGTCCCGTTGCATAAACCTGAAGTCTGGTCTATATTTCGCAGTAGCATTACAGCGACTCCTGGCTTTAAAGTCAACTTGTGATTGAGTAGTCCCGAACATTTGATGTCATTTAGAAACTCTAGTATGAACCACTCTTGTTTTACATCTTCATTCTCATCAGCTTGACATGTTGTGTCAGAGCTCAAATACTCCTTTTCCATCCCTGGAAAGATTGTCAAGACAAAACCGTTTACCTTCTCGACACTCTTAAGTGTGGGTGCAAGAATTGCTCTACTCTGAAAATACCTGTAATCTGACATGTTTTGCAACAAATTTGGATATGCAAAGTCTACCAAATGAGAGAGAGGATCATCAGTAGTTGTAATCAATAGATCATCTGGAATTTCTACTTCTAATTCATCACCAACAACAGAGCCAATATTTCCATTTCCAACATCAAGTATCCAATTAGCAAATATCTTCATTTCACCTTCATCTTGATCCGAAGAAGACATTAGAAGCCTCATATTCGTATGCAGTTTCAGAACCTTACAAAATGACCACAGATGGGATGAGTTAATAGCGGATGCTAATATATCGTGTCTACTTCCTTTCGGAATCACCGGAATTATTTGTCTGAAATCACCTCCTAGAACAATAATCTTACCACCAAATGGTTGATGTGTCTTATGTTGATCGGTAATTGACATAAGATTCCTGAGCGTCCGATCAAGTGCTTCAAAATGGCAGTTGTACCTTCCCTCGCATATAACATATTGAGAACTCAAAATTGGATCCTGTTTTGGACTTCTCTGATCTCTCCCCATACCACATCATGGCGTCGCAATGCCGACAAAAAATTCTGGGTCACCAATATCTATCACATCTAATAATCACCAAGATAATAAATTGTTTTAGTTATATCTGCAAcaaatactttatataaaaatatacctTTCTTTCACCATGttaagtataaaaataatatttataaaagattATCGAAGAATGCAATTTATGGATTAAAAAGATGAGATCATATAATACAATTTCATTGTGCCAATCTCAAGATTTAAGTTTTACAATAAATCAATgttcaaatacaaaaattataatatataaccATATCTTAGTTTGAATTTTAAAACTTGAACACTAAAcgataattttttgtttataaaaagCATAAAAGTAATAGTAAATAATAAAGTGCTGATATTGCTACTTCTTAAATTACCTGTATTCTCAGCAACATCGAATATGGCTGGGTATTAAATTTGCACAGAATCATCTAAAATAGTCGTATTTTCAGTAATATCTTCAActtcttgaaatttttttgaaagatttgtAGTCAATTCCTTCAAAAATGTTTCTCTTTGTATCATGTGTCTTTTTTTTTCAGCTATGCACACTTCTTCTAATTCTTTAGTATCTAAAGTTGAATTAAATGTACTTACTCTTGTAATCATTAGAGATAATACATCAAGtactttatattataaaaaaagaaaaatgaatataTGTTAAATGTTTGAATCAGCTTAATTATGAAAGTAGtattaaagataaaagaagTAAAATTTTAGCTTTGTGATAATTCTATCATACTTATCTTACCATGTCTCTTTTGAAGTAGCATAGTCTTCCTATTCAGTCTTACATCCCTTTGCAATCTAATTCGATTTGTGTACTCCAATGAatctataataattatttagCATATACCAATGATTGTTTTTAATAGACCGATTAAAAAGTTAAATGTTTGGTCTTtaagtaataaaaatatattaacaaaGTAACTGGTAGatattaattttatgtttgttgAAGATGTTGTTGACTTGTCTGATGACATGGACTATCATATGCTTCATGTGTGATACTCGAATTACTAATATCACTAATATTGGAACATCGTTTTTTCATCTACAGAGTGTAGATTAGTAGTTGGAGACCTTGATCAATATGGTGTTGGGTTATTACCTAATAAGATAATTCGAGATATTAGTTTTGAACATATTTTCTATTAAAGTTTATAATTGAATAAATAATAggaaaatcaaaatacataaagTGCATGTACATTCCCATAAGCaagtttcaaaaaaaatcatccaaaaATAAATCTATATTAATGCTATTTGTAATGTTTGACAACACCGATTGAAAATGCACACCATTGGAACTATCACTTGAATTTCCTGTAATTTTTTCATAAACAATTTTAGTAACATATTACGAAGACAatgtaaattaataatttattacttgtcaatagctaaataatatatagaaaatattgTATTTTATGGGCTTTCATTCGGCCAAAATACTCATGACATGTTAGTTATTTTGTATACccaataaaaactaaatatatagAACTGACATACTTAAAAataccaaataaaaaaatatattattctaacctaaaaataaaaatgataaaataattaatttatttttttatatgaaatctACCTTGAATTGTACTTTGCTTTGTGTTTTCTTTGTCTTTTAATATCAATTTTCTCTTCAATATAATCTTACTTCTCTTTGGACTTCTTACATCTTTCAATATATAcctaaaaatatcaaataaataaattttttaaccaattaaaaatatatatacattatacataatacatttttattatcaaattttttatattattaaaaaaaataaagtagtaCACATATGACAGCGTCTGTTTTTGGTATACATGTCCATCAAAATATAGACACAGGAGTACACAGAAGTATATGTATGGTGTTTGTTTACTGAGACAAAAATGATGAAAGACATAGTCGTACACAAACACCcattaaaaatatgtattttgtgTCTCTCTAAAATGCTTAAACACTAATTTTTAACTTGAGACACTAATTGTTTTACAATTTTTTCTCATGTCTAACTTACCAAAAAGAATATGAAATTAGTGTCTTCTTATGTCTATGTAAAATCGCAcagattttattttcaatggctgctttaatttcttttttattctcatttatttAGTTATGTAAACATATTTTAcagaaaataatatattttttttacaaaagtatctttttttaaataaatataagttTAATTTCACGATCAATAAATTCAACTTATAGTTAAAGAGATTGAAAATGAACAACTTATAagtaaaaagagagaaaaagataaaagtaCCTCTATTGttataatctaaaaaataacaatgaagtaaatagaaaaaaattataaatgtgacaaataaaaaaatttaaatttaaaaatcaaaacggTTAAGAAGCCACTTAATTAGGAATTAGTATTagagttttaaatttcaaatttttaaatagaattttcTAATTAGCTAgtgcaaatttaaaatttttaaataaatttttttaattaaacgtTTGTTATTCATTAAGAATGTAGgaatttgttaatttaaaaataatttttattagtttcgtCATAAATAGTATCAATCCTATTATTTAtcgataaaaataaataaaattaaatacaatctaaaaattaataaccttataaattacataaatttagaaaaaatacttaaaaaaagagaaaaagatgaAAGTACTTCTACTGTGGAGAAACAAtctaaaagataataataaaaatttataaatgtggcaagtaaaaaaatttaaatttaaaaattgaaatggtTAAAAACTTACTTAATTAGAAATTAGTATtagaaattcaaatttaaaatttttaaaatagaattttcaAATTAGCtagtataaattttaaatttttaaataaaattttctaatcAAACGTCCGTTGTCCATTAGCAATATagaaatttgttaatttaaaaataattttttttagtttcatcatAAACAGTATTAACTTTATTAtactttttctaaaatttaaacagtattacatttttttaaatagtataaATAATTTCACATCTTAATAAGACTGataattctatttatttttattataatccTTTGTAATTAGCATAGTaacttataaattatataaatttttaagaaatatTCTCAAACCCAATTGCTTacgtaaaaattcaaaaaaaaaagtatatttgaatttaaatttaaaattataaacataatactttaattaaaaattataattagattttttttaaataagtacacattaaaaattaataactaacttaattgtaacaacaataattcaaagaagaaatttataactttatgacattaaatattaaattaaaaattatcagAATATCAACGGtgagaattaaattaaaaataaaaccacAAGTAATAACCAAATAActtcaatttatatttaaaaaaaattctaaattccaaATATAAAAATCGAAAAGACAATGTTTTCACCAAAACAAACATATGCTTGGCATTATTCTATTAGATAGACTATAAAAGAGATTCCAAAACATGTGCATCCAAATTCTCAAGTTTCTTTCTCAATCTTGATCTTCTTGCAAGTTGAGGTATCTCCTTCCACCTTCGAATCTTCCGACTCCGAGGATAGTCACTTAGTTGGTGTAATAGCACTTTCCAACAATTCAGATTCATCATTGGCTGCAACTTCATTGAATCAGTAAAATtttgattcaaatttcaataccTCAGAATcagtaaaattaacaaaacaaacaaacataAATTTTGATTGTTCTTACACATAATTATAAACATTATTCGATTATTCCAGGTCCCAGAATCATTAacaaactgaaaatcaaaatcataaaaattaataaaagaaaaaaaatctgacCAAGTGGAGATTACTGGTAATGATGGAGGAACCAAACTGGCGGTGATAGAGGAACAAAACAGGCAGCAAGGAAGGAACGAGACTCAACTGTCGGTGAGGGAGAAACGACGAGACATAGACGAGGATCGAGCAAACTGACCGCGCTTGATGATTTGCATCATCTTCTTATATTTTATGTAATTCTTGTCAAGAATAAGCAAGTTCTCTACTAAATGATGTAGTATTAATGAATATTCCATGAAATTTAAGGAGCACTACTTTGAGTACTTattttgcatgaatttcagaaaaaaagggaaagcaaagagtgaaaagaagaaaggaagCAGGGCATGTCAGTGGCGTTCCAACTGGCGTGGCATGTTGGGTCAAAAAGATAGAGAACCTCATGGAGGAGCAAAGCTGGCGTGCCTCTGGGTGTGTCCTAGGTGTGGCACGCTCACTCTCTCTTCTAAAAAGGGCGTGTCCCTGGGCGTGTCCTTGGCATGGTTTGCCAGGCCAAGATTACAGAGGAGGCTCCTGAAGTTCACTAATGTGGGCGTGCCACTCGGCGTGTGGTATTGGGTGGCACGCCAGGCTTTTACTTGAAGGCATGTCAAGCGCGTGTGCGAAGGAGTGGCACGCCAACCTTTTAAACTGGGCGTACCATGGGCGTGGCTATGACGTGGCACGCCAGGCCAAGTTTTCAGAGAAGGTTCTTAAGTCCATTAACATGGGCTTTTAGGGGTAGTTGAATTGCttgtttaattgagttgtttAGGATTTAAGCCTGGATCTGTGTTTAATGTGTGTGAATTTTTCTTGAACATGCTCTGTTTCAGTATTTGATTATTTATGTTCTGGCCATGCCTTGATCTGGGTTTGTATAAGGGAACACCCGTATTTCGTGTTGTTTGTTTGATTCAGAATTACTATAATATGAATTTGTATTATTCACAAGCTTAATATTTAGTTTGctacattaaaataaatttggtGGAAGCTGAAGCTGAAgcttaatattttaaattctgCACTACTATAACATGTTTTTAGCCTCACCTAACTGTTTTTAGCCTAACATGTTTTAAATTCTCTTTAACTTTTTGCTTGGATTTTAGGTTAGTGCAATTCTTGTATTGTAAACTTCATTGATTTCTAGGATATTGTATGATAAAAGAAATATTGCTTATGTTGTGTTGTTGCTTTTATTGCATTGAAAACATTGATATGGTTAAATATTGATAGGGTGTTGTATGAGAGATGAAATGTTACTTGTGTTGGATGATTTATAGGTACTAAAAATATCGAATTCGTAAGATATGTCTTGGCACCATCGAGTATGGATGTATGATAGGTTGAATCCAACAAGAGGGGGTATTAAACCTGAGTTTTATGACAAGGTTGAAGAGTTTATAGAAATAATTAGTAAGTTAGATGTTGTGAAGTCGGAAGGAAAGTGTAGATGCCCATGCGTTAAGTGTAGATGCACAAATTATAAGGAGCTGAACATTATTAAGATGCATTTGTGGGAAAAGGGGTTTATGCCAAATTATTGGATTTGGACAGAACATGGAGAGATTGACGACATAGGGATTAATCAGACGGGATTCAATAATGTGGGGAAGGTGGTTCAGGAAGTGGTGCAAATGTGGAAGAATGTGATATGTATGACATTAGTTGGGAAAACAACTCCATAAGGTATCATGGACTGGTTTTCGATTCTGCTAGTCCAGAAGATCCTCATGTAGAGGCTAAAAACTTTTTTGATCTTCTTGAGGCAGCTCAAAAGCCTTTGTGGGAAGGTTGTGTGCACTCTCAACTATCGATAGCTGTTAGAATGCTATGCATTAAGGCCGAGGGAAACCAATCACAGGAGTCATTTAAGCAATGGGCCACCTTAATTAGGGAAATTGCTCCTGAGGGTAGTGCCATACCTAGGGATTACTATGAGGCTAAGAAGTTAGTGCAAAAGCTTGGATTGAAGGCAATCAAAATAGATTGTTGCTCAAACAATTGCATGTTGTATCGAAAAGATGATGCTGCTCTAACTAGTTGCAAGTTTTGTGAAGCACCTAGATTCAAGCCTATTTCCGATGGTGGTTGTAAGTCCAAAAGAGTTCCTGTCAGACGGATGCACTACTTACCCTTAATCCCTAGACTTCGAAGGCTTTATCCATCAATGTGCCAGATTTTCAGTCAGGACCACTTACCCAGTAACCGTATTTGATGGTGCCTAATCCAGGCTACACTGGTCTTCCTCCACCAACTTGGCCTACTCCAGGATGTATGGGCCCTCCACCACCCCCTCTTCCAATTTCGATTCCTCCTCCGTCTCGCAATTCCAGCCTATTAGTTGATTCAAAGACACCTAAAAGCTCTAGTACATCTCCTCCATCAGAAACTGCACCAGTTCCTAATGTTGTCACAAAACAAAGATTGGTTCCAGATGGAAAAACAAGGTAAAATTTGATTGCTTGAATTAGAgaaataattacttttttttagttTCCTAACTTGTCAATTCTTTATGAAATTATCAGTTGGTTACCTTTCCCTCCTGGTTCGCAAAAGATTACAGAGATCATCAAGAAACGGTATGATAAACCATATAAAAAGTTTGGGGATGTCCCTCTTCTGACAAAGAAACTTTGGTTTAAGGAGTGGAAggtaaaaataacatatatatcaATGATCATATATGATTTATGTATATCTTTGTCATCTATACTATAATTCTACCCTTTCTTTTTTGCTAATATGGTGATTAATAACTTTATTCCCTTGTATCCTCAATAACAAGCTTTTATACATGAGAATATGCAAGAGAAATTATATGCATAACattattccttttattttttgttaatgtgCTGATTATATTCAAGAGAAATTATAAATGGCTTGTATATAATGTCCTGCAAGAAAAATATTATGAGAATATGTGTTTCACTTAGCTTTATAAATGTCCTGTATATAAATTGCTAAGTTTTGTTTACCTGTTTCAATCAATTTTGAATAATCATGTTGATATAGCATAATTCATGATATATAGTTATATACTCTTTGTTTATTTTTCGAATAAATTccttacataattaaaataggaACATACAGGATCCAAAAAGAGGTAACAATGAATCATGAACTGGAGTTATTTTCTTGTATCCAAAAAGAGCTTAATACTGTGTTATTTTCTTGTCTTATCTTATATTATAGTATCTTTTTTATGTGTAGAGCCATTTTCTTATTGATGACAATGGTGAGGAGTTTTTTTGGAAGGCTTTCAAATATAGGACAAGTAAGCGATTTAGCCAAATGATGTCGGATATCCGTGAGGGTGTGGATACAACCCACGAATGGCTAATTCCTGCTTACAAAAAGGTGTTGGAAAAGTACTGGGAAACGGATGAGAAATGGAAAAATATAAGGAAAAAAGCGAGGGAGAATTGAGCGTCACTCTTAGGTGGTTCTGTCCATTGCGGTGGTTCTATTCCACTGAGCTCAACTATAGAGAGGATGGTAACATAATTTAAGTGGCTTTAGATCTTATTTAAtagatatttatttatataaaatttttttattctgtgTTTATATGAAATAGAAGAAGCAGTTAGACCGTACACCAACTCATGAGGAAGTCTTCAAGGAAACCCACACACTTAAAAGTGACAAGTCTAAATGGGTGGACAAACGCTCTCAAGACACTCATGTGAGATATAGTATAAATATTAAGATAGATTTTTCACTACTACTATTTAGTTTCTTCTCtgttacttattattattagtagtagtTGTGTTTTTTAACTTTGTTTTTATAACAGAATTACATCCAAAAATCAGAGTTATAGTACCTTTGTTTTTTAACATTTCAAGCaaaatgaaactctaatttctTCCAGATCTGAGCAAAGAAACATGTGTTTTAATTTACATATCTGAAAAACATGtcatttatttttctactttagTTAATTGTTCCTTTCGCCAATTGTTCCTGTTGCTATCTTGTGAgaatattattttgtattttgtaatGAGAATCATGAATATTTTAGAACTTATTCTATCTGAATTATTGGGAAAGGATGAAAATTTGTtggtattttttcttttgataatAATCATTGTGCAACAGGAGAAGTTTATAAAAAAGTTAGCAGAAGTTTAGGCCCAACATGTCGAGGCTCAAGCACAAGGAATGGAGCTACCACCAATTGATGAAGACTTGATTTGGGAGGAAGTGTGTGGTGGGCAAAAGAAGAATCGAGTTTACGGAAAAGGAGCATTCTTTTCTAGCTCTATTAAGTCTAGAACCACTTCTACCAACTCTGTATCTGGAAGAGCATCTACAAATCAAAATTTTGTTCCTGATTTGTGAGAACAGATTCATAATCTCAATGAAGAGCTTTTTCAACGTGTTACTCAACAGACAGATGAGCGTATTAGTAAGTTGTTAGATACACGCTTGACTCCTTTGGAAAAGACTcaaaagaagttagaaaagtTAGAATGGGCAATTGAAAAGGCCAAGAAGGAAAAGCTGAAACAGAAGAGATGGAATGAGGCTTATGTTAGCTA
The Arachis stenosperma cultivar V10309 chromosome 7, arast.V10309.gnm1.PFL2, whole genome shotgun sequence genome window above contains:
- the LOC130939585 gene encoding uncharacterized protein LOC130939585; this translates as MGRDQRSPKQDPILSSQYVICEGRYNCHFEALDRTLRNLMSITDQHKTHQPFGGKIIVLGGDFRQIIPVIPKGSRHDILASAINSSHLWSFCKVLKLHTNMRLLMSSSDQDEGEMKIFANWILDVGNGNIGSVVGDELEVEIPDDLLITTTDDPLSHLVDFAYPNLLQNMSDYRYFQSRAILAPTLKSVEKVNGFVLTIFPGMEKEYLSSDTTCQADENEDVKQEWFILEFLNDIKCSGLLNHKLTLKPGVAVMLLRNIDQTSGLCNGTRLIVNKLGSNVIGATVVTGRNIGNKVYIPIMNLIPSDSGLPFKFQRRQFSLTVCFAMTINMSHGQSLSHVRLYLPKSVFTHEQLHVALSRVKSRSGLRVLILNEDGNPKSSTTNVVFKEVFNNI